One stretch of Corynebacterium imitans DNA includes these proteins:
- a CDS encoding TetR/AcrR family transcriptional regulator, which translates to MSERKVQQQRARTKRDAIHEATVRLLLAEGMRAVTHRQVAAIADVPVGSIGYYFDSREKLIMTCFERVHARQNQILEDALADPKVREDREALAFAILNLTANGYPEQVRSIIAVTIDAGREGAVLQRMVRRQVEEAVRCIDQMLEYSGVTQVNGRQALGALVGAALVGTSWDKPVVETAVDGLVQFIELAERNASPSRD; encoded by the coding sequence GTGAGCGAGCGGAAGGTGCAGCAGCAGCGGGCGAGAACGAAGCGCGACGCAATTCATGAGGCAACAGTCCGTCTTCTTCTCGCCGAGGGGATGCGTGCAGTCACGCACCGGCAGGTCGCTGCGATAGCGGACGTGCCAGTGGGGTCAATCGGCTACTACTTTGACAGCCGCGAAAAACTCATCATGACCTGCTTCGAGCGGGTGCACGCGCGGCAAAACCAGATCCTTGAAGATGCGCTTGCTGATCCAAAGGTCCGCGAGGACCGTGAAGCGCTCGCGTTTGCCATCTTGAACCTGACCGCCAACGGTTACCCGGAGCAAGTGCGCAGCATTATCGCCGTCACCATTGACGCTGGTCGCGAAGGGGCAGTCTTGCAGAGGATGGTGCGGCGGCAAGTCGAAGAAGCCGTGCGGTGCATTGACCAGATGCTTGAATACTCCGGAGTCACGCAGGTAAACGGCCGACAGGCACTTGGTGCGCTCGTAGGTGCGGCGCTCGTCGGGACGAGTTGGGACAAGCCGGTCGTTGAAACCGCAGTCGACGGTCTCGTCCAGTTTATTGAGCTCGCAGAGCGCAACGCGTCACCATCGCGCGATTAA
- a CDS encoding translation initiation factor IF-2 N-terminal domain-containing protein: MAQNEETTPKKQRRTTKKTTKKSTRKSGKSTSARAAKSKPQNPYAAFDRSQLKEKQRVFQLAKLLDVPSKDLVVALSEMGVVKVAQSSLTKAESEQLLDALAASTADGTQGEASRAATKKEAAADADEKIRHRVRKDVENEIHQIEDKVDAELEASDRSKPADDDAQERKEDDAAQVPPASEDSAEAQREDDSGKGEEAADPSATPAPDDARPLTNIEPEVTPVPEDEPATGYAPIFKAPSRSRQRRRASRPQTSDTATRADEERSDEESSPSTEERQARPQSRRGGSAQRTRNNRSRGAAHDAQTQDAGHTEHAGDSEATELIEEPKAIKGSARLEAKRRRRSEKSAEARKRSRIVSQAEFLARRESVERTMVVRERERHDGHGRITQVGVLEDGLLVEHFVTSDEQTTLIGNIYLGRVQNVLPSMEAAFIDIGQGRNGVIYAGEIDWKSAGLGGRSRRIEHALKSGDQVVVQVTKDPVGHKGARLTTQISLAGRYLVYVPGGRSAGISRKLPAPERKRLKEILHNVVPGTGGAIIRTAAEGASEEAIAADVRRLHTQWEAIQEHAEREIESKGAQPVTLYEEPNLLVKVVRDLFNEDFTSLIIDGKRPYNMVHAYVESVAPDLLDRVEKFSTEKHKAADAFGLYRVDEQLRKALSQKVWLPSGGTLIIEHTEALTVIDVNTGKYTGSGGSLEETVTRNNLEAAEEIVRQIRLRDIGGMIVIDFIDMILPENQDLVLRRLKEALGRDRTRHQVSEVTSLGLVQMTRKRLGTGLLETFSEPCECCEGRGLILLDDPVEQMPVHEQGSRPQNAKPRRRRPVGEHPAAKAMHSHSHSTPMADEDIEELAGSVVIEDDDADTQEDTQRTKQSEKPSSSRRRGRRGGGRGRGRGRDGANAHAADSAQDAPSNAQTEEDSSRDKHDGNASENATSGDSADTGGRDQENAGDRTTPNKRRARGTRGGRARRAVRSNSAPQTEDVEKGAGIEARHERDATQDYEQAVKEFEDSPRRKRPTRGNSRSDRRPQREDFVVEEKLATTDDRRKETPNGDKHSGTSTDGDAAGSESGVSKQQRRSSRGKGGSGTSARRRRRRAVRRSTTPQPEAQASTEKSDTEKKNGNGSAAARRKAQKTAAVASNKQRAGGGRRGRRRASRKGGGA; encoded by the coding sequence GTGGCTCAGAACGAGGAAACCACACCGAAGAAGCAACGCCGGACAACCAAAAAGACCACGAAGAAGTCAACACGGAAATCAGGCAAAAGCACAAGCGCGCGGGCGGCGAAATCGAAGCCGCAGAATCCCTACGCCGCGTTCGACCGCTCACAGCTGAAAGAGAAACAGCGCGTCTTCCAGCTTGCGAAGTTGCTGGACGTACCGTCGAAGGATTTGGTGGTAGCGCTTTCTGAGATGGGGGTTGTCAAGGTTGCACAGTCTTCGCTCACTAAGGCTGAAAGTGAGCAGCTCCTCGACGCGTTGGCAGCCTCTACTGCCGATGGTACGCAGGGTGAAGCAAGCCGGGCTGCCACGAAGAAGGAAGCCGCGGCAGATGCTGATGAGAAGATTCGCCACCGCGTGCGCAAGGACGTGGAAAACGAAATTCACCAGATCGAGGACAAAGTAGACGCCGAACTCGAAGCGAGCGATCGCAGCAAGCCTGCCGACGATGATGCGCAAGAGCGCAAAGAGGACGACGCTGCACAAGTTCCCCCGGCTAGCGAGGACAGTGCCGAAGCACAGCGGGAAGACGACTCTGGCAAGGGCGAAGAGGCCGCTGACCCATCTGCGACACCGGCACCAGATGATGCACGTCCACTGACCAACATCGAGCCCGAGGTCACCCCGGTCCCTGAGGATGAGCCGGCGACAGGCTACGCACCGATCTTTAAGGCACCGTCCCGATCCCGTCAACGCCGTCGTGCAAGCCGTCCCCAGACGAGCGATACCGCAACTCGTGCAGACGAAGAGCGCAGTGACGAAGAATCCTCGCCGAGTACCGAGGAGCGCCAAGCCCGCCCGCAATCCCGTCGTGGGGGATCTGCTCAGCGGACACGCAACAACCGAAGCCGGGGAGCTGCGCATGACGCCCAAACGCAGGACGCTGGGCACACGGAGCACGCTGGTGACTCGGAGGCCACTGAACTCATCGAAGAACCGAAAGCGATCAAGGGCTCAGCACGTCTTGAGGCGAAGCGGCGTCGGCGCAGCGAGAAGAGCGCAGAGGCCAGAAAGCGCTCCCGCATCGTCAGCCAAGCTGAATTCTTGGCACGCAGGGAATCGGTGGAACGCACCATGGTGGTGCGCGAACGTGAGCGCCACGATGGCCACGGGCGCATCACCCAGGTCGGTGTGCTTGAAGATGGCCTGCTTGTCGAGCACTTTGTCACTTCCGATGAACAGACAACACTGATCGGCAACATCTACCTTGGCCGGGTGCAAAACGTCCTACCGAGCATGGAAGCTGCCTTTATCGACATTGGGCAGGGACGCAACGGCGTGATCTATGCCGGTGAAATTGACTGGAAATCCGCAGGGCTTGGTGGGCGCTCACGCCGCATCGAGCACGCGTTGAAGTCCGGCGACCAGGTAGTCGTGCAGGTAACAAAAGACCCAGTCGGGCACAAGGGTGCTCGCTTGACCACCCAGATCTCGCTTGCCGGCCGATACTTGGTGTACGTCCCCGGCGGGCGCAGCGCAGGTATTTCTCGCAAGCTCCCAGCTCCTGAGCGCAAGCGCCTCAAGGAGATCCTGCACAATGTGGTCCCGGGTACGGGAGGAGCGATCATTCGCACTGCTGCTGAGGGGGCCAGTGAGGAGGCCATCGCCGCAGATGTGCGCCGTCTCCACACGCAGTGGGAAGCAATTCAGGAGCACGCCGAGCGCGAAATCGAGTCGAAGGGTGCACAGCCCGTCACGCTCTATGAAGAGCCGAATCTCCTCGTGAAGGTTGTGCGGGACCTCTTTAATGAGGACTTCACCTCGCTGATTATCGACGGCAAGCGCCCGTACAACATGGTGCACGCGTACGTGGAGTCGGTCGCACCAGATCTGCTGGACAGGGTTGAAAAGTTCAGCACGGAGAAGCACAAGGCAGCAGATGCATTTGGGCTGTATCGGGTAGACGAGCAGCTGCGCAAGGCACTCTCGCAGAAGGTCTGGTTGCCCTCGGGCGGCACGTTGATCATCGAGCACACTGAGGCGTTGACAGTCATTGACGTCAATACCGGCAAGTACACCGGCTCGGGTGGATCACTGGAAGAAACGGTGACGCGGAATAACCTTGAGGCAGCCGAAGAAATCGTGCGTCAGATTCGCCTGCGCGATATTGGCGGCATGATTGTCATCGACTTCATCGATATGATTCTGCCGGAAAACCAGGACCTGGTCTTGCGTCGCCTTAAGGAAGCACTTGGGCGAGATCGAACCCGCCACCAGGTGTCGGAAGTGACGTCACTGGGGCTTGTCCAAATGACGCGGAAGCGCTTGGGGACCGGTCTCTTGGAGACCTTCTCGGAGCCCTGCGAGTGTTGCGAAGGCAGAGGACTCATCCTCCTTGACGACCCCGTTGAGCAAATGCCGGTGCACGAGCAAGGCTCTAGGCCGCAAAACGCCAAGCCTAGGAGGCGCCGTCCTGTCGGCGAGCACCCCGCTGCAAAGGCGATGCACAGCCACAGCCACAGCACACCGATGGCTGATGAAGATATTGAAGAACTCGCTGGGTCCGTCGTCATCGAGGACGACGACGCGGATACACAGGAGGACACGCAGCGCACGAAGCAATCTGAAAAGCCCAGCTCGTCACGGCGACGTGGCCGTCGCGGTGGCGGACGAGGACGTGGACGCGGACGTGATGGGGCCAACGCACACGCTGCTGACTCCGCGCAAGACGCACCATCAAACGCGCAGACCGAAGAGGACTCATCGCGCGATAAGCACGATGGGAATGCTTCTGAAAACGCAACGAGCGGTGACAGCGCTGACACCGGTGGTCGCGATCAGGAGAACGCCGGTGACCGCACGACTCCCAACAAACGGAGAGCCCGCGGCACGCGCGGTGGCAGGGCGCGACGTGCTGTTCGCTCGAACTCGGCCCCGCAGACGGAGGACGTCGAAAAGGGCGCTGGGATAGAAGCGCGCCACGAGCGCGACGCGACGCAGGACTACGAGCAGGCGGTCAAGGAGTTCGAGGACTCTCCCCGTAGGAAGCGACCAACGCGCGGAAATTCGCGCTCGGATCGTCGTCCGCAGCGAGAAGACTTTGTCGTCGAGGAGAAACTGGCAACGACAGATGATCGTCGCAAGGAAACCCCGAATGGCGACAAGCACTCAGGCACGTCGACTGACGGTGACGCTGCGGGCAGCGAAAGTGGTGTAAGCAAGCAGCAGCGCCGGAGTAGCCGCGGTAAGGGTGGTTCTGGCACGTCTGCGCGTCGACGTCGTCGTCGCGCAGTGCGGCGCTCCACGACGCCACAGCCAGAGGCGCAGGCATCGACTGAAAAGAGTGACACCGAGAAGAAGAATGGGAATGGCAGTGCAGCCGCTCGGAGGAAGGCGCAAAAGACCGCAGCGGTTGCCAGCAATAAGCAGCGCGCTGGTGGTGGGCGTCGAGGCCGGCGCCGCGCTTCTCGCAAGGGCGGCGGCGCATAG
- the rplU gene encoding 50S ribosomal protein L21 yields the protein MYAIVKTGGKQYKVAEGDLVKVEKLEGEAGDKVALTPILLVDGADVTAGADALAKVSVEAEIVEHGKGKKVDILKYKNKTGYKVRQGHRQQLTTVKITGIK from the coding sequence ATGTACGCGATCGTCAAGACCGGCGGCAAGCAGTACAAGGTTGCCGAAGGCGACCTCGTAAAGGTCGAGAAGCTGGAGGGTGAAGCAGGCGACAAGGTTGCACTCACCCCGATCCTTCTCGTAGATGGCGCTGACGTGACCGCTGGCGCAGATGCACTGGCCAAGGTAAGCGTTGAGGCCGAGATCGTCGAGCACGGCAAGGGCAAGAAGGTCGACATTCTTAAGTACAAGAACAAGACCGGCTACAAGGTCCGCCAGGGCCACCGTCAGCAGCTGACCACCGTCAAGATCACTGGCATCAAGTAA
- a CDS encoding DUF4233 domain-containing protein, with protein sequence MADQNTPRRARFRREPEMGPLGPGKTPVKDPMEGLTGVLAGTLIMEAITILLILTVILKVEEGALWTTFNWVYVTVIGVAHIIAAFFQKRPGMLWVDLALQVPLIFGFFIHWSVTVVGITFGIVWFFIIKLRSEMLQRMRAGYLVTQHLGTAEDPER encoded by the coding sequence ATGGCTGACCAGAACACCCCCCGACGCGCACGCTTCCGCCGCGAACCGGAAATGGGGCCGCTTGGCCCCGGGAAAACGCCAGTCAAAGACCCGATGGAGGGGTTGACTGGCGTGCTCGCAGGCACGCTGATCATGGAAGCGATCACCATCCTGCTCATCCTCACCGTAATCCTCAAGGTTGAAGAAGGCGCGCTGTGGACCACCTTCAATTGGGTCTACGTGACCGTGATTGGGGTTGCGCACATCATCGCTGCGTTCTTCCAAAAACGTCCGGGAATGCTCTGGGTGGACTTAGCGCTCCAGGTGCCGCTCATCTTCGGATTCTTCATCCACTGGTCGGTCACCGTGGTGGGCATTACCTTCGGCATCGTATGGTTCTTCATCATTAAGCTGCGCTCCGAAATGCTGCAGCGGATGCGGGCCGGCTACCTGGTCACTCAGCATCTGGGCACTGCGGAGGACCCGGAAAGGTAG
- the ndk gene encoding nucleoside-diphosphate kinase: MTERTLILIKPDGVANGHVGEIISRIERKGLKLVEMDLRTADRETAEKHYAEHKDKPFFGELVDFITSAPLVAGIVEGESAIAAWRQLAGGTHPVEKATPGTIRGDFALTVGENVVHGSDSPESAEREIAIWFPNK; this comes from the coding sequence ATGACTGAACGCACTCTGATTCTGATCAAGCCCGACGGTGTTGCCAACGGCCACGTCGGCGAAATCATTTCCCGCATCGAGCGCAAGGGCCTCAAGCTGGTTGAGATGGACCTGCGCACCGCTGACCGTGAAACCGCTGAGAAGCACTACGCAGAGCACAAGGACAAGCCGTTCTTCGGTGAGCTCGTCGATTTCATCACGTCCGCACCGCTGGTCGCAGGCATCGTTGAGGGCGAGTCTGCCATTGCCGCATGGCGCCAGCTGGCCGGCGGCACCCACCCGGTCGAAAAGGCCACCCCGGGTACCATCCGCGGTGATTTCGCACTGACCGTTGGCGAAAACGTCGTCCACGGCTCCGACTCCCCGGAATCCGCTGAGCGCGAGATCGCGATCTGGTTCCCCAACAAGTAA
- the rpmA gene encoding 50S ribosomal protein L27: MATKKGASSSSNGRDSESKRLGVKRFGGQQVKAGEILVRQRGTKFHPGDNVGRGGDDTLFALKPGSVQFGIKRKRRIVNIIPADGEGVSSEVLEQAEAAGVVEDEATA, from the coding sequence ATGGCAACTAAGAAGGGTGCATCCAGCTCCTCGAACGGTCGTGACTCTGAGTCGAAGCGCCTCGGTGTGAAGCGCTTCGGTGGTCAGCAGGTCAAGGCCGGTGAAATCCTCGTTCGTCAGCGTGGCACCAAGTTCCACCCGGGCGACAACGTCGGCCGCGGCGGCGACGATACGCTGTTCGCGCTGAAGCCGGGCTCGGTCCAGTTCGGCATCAAGCGGAAGCGTCGCATCGTCAACATTATCCCGGCTGATGGTGAGGGCGTTTCCTCCGAGGTGCTTGAGCAGGCAGAGGCAGCAGGCGTCGTCGAGGACGAAGCTACCGCCTAG
- a CDS encoding AAA family ATPase, which yields MRATPNDDLAQMLASVPPGEALLLAPGDYRVETLLVESRTLQAENSEVRIYGRIVLARGASLVGVAVFGPRGGNAIICNDGHALVRNCHVEVPDETEFPSIGVKGAQLKVWDSVVRGGKDKKAVLGIEHARCVIERSTLDRLDLESGSEGNVQATVVGTLFVSTGARMHLLNDVTIETPTLTRLALVVDGATLDSSGVLVKTGKPEILVRNANLRLSQVVSDNVATVVVKAEGEAHCDVDPRSCVVHREGEITSEVRWRTADSEDFERVVAPMLTSGATVILEEGNYSIESVPKHVRDLTLRGAKRDATVLAISGSLNADNGGRLIVEDMTLLQADGHNACNVFEGSEAYLLRTRVVSAQRFGKIPALFVRSGRLYLDQTIVESPAGVSDPTVAVFGGEVSTSTSFLGWAQFVDGTVVDVDASSAYAVHAEASRVSGSLAIHPSLTNQRQLVIQRGSRCEFSQLTLLTSYAEFFVDHASLTVGESWLVQTASAAVYVDQGEVQFPAASFFEQVDGQWQCVREPVDAALSPGAVGVEKAAAPAPSQSAPGDPMSQIHELIGLDSVKRQINAFMNRVKFNQRRAELGLAPEPLVMHSMFLGNPGTGKTTVARLLGQALYSAGAVRTDTFVEVGRADLVSEYIGKTAQKTNEVLEQARGGVLFIDEAYDLHSESGQDFGKEAVTAILTFMENHRDDIVIIFAGYPDLMQDFLAMNPGLKSRIPNRFDFEDYSADELAAIGAASLSKKGYTFDETALQAAIRRQYRRSGDGSNGRWVRNFEDALIGAISTRLALTHAGDLSQVTNEEITSVTAADIRTVTGGAASAERVESLLDELENLIGLEEVKQWAADLVQVAEANQRLEAQGLQASTPTYHMVFSGNPGTGKTTVARIVAEIFHALGILESPTVKEVTRADLVGSVIGATEKQTTRALDEAMGGVLFIDEAYQLTSAGSANDFGLQAVETLLPRLENDRGKFIAILAGYTNEMEAFMDANPGLRSRIPNAIEFPDYTPQEVARIVAESLRARGWSVDAALLEATVVTVYEALPSAERSNGRWARNFADRLEHRHKLWIAQTDPSGEALRTITEETVRIVGEEHALSVD from the coding sequence ATGCGCGCAACCCCGAACGATGACCTCGCCCAGATGCTTGCGTCGGTTCCGCCGGGAGAAGCGCTTTTGCTTGCGCCGGGCGACTATCGGGTGGAAACGTTGCTGGTCGAATCCCGTACTTTGCAGGCCGAGAATTCAGAGGTGCGAATTTATGGTCGCATTGTGCTCGCTCGAGGGGCGTCGCTTGTCGGGGTGGCGGTGTTCGGCCCGCGTGGTGGCAACGCCATCATTTGCAACGACGGTCATGCACTGGTGCGTAACTGTCATGTTGAAGTGCCTGATGAGACTGAATTTCCATCGATTGGTGTCAAAGGTGCACAGCTCAAAGTGTGGGACAGCGTAGTCAGAGGCGGGAAAGACAAGAAGGCGGTGCTCGGAATCGAGCATGCGCGATGCGTGATCGAGCGCAGTACGCTGGACAGGCTGGATTTGGAGTCAGGGTCGGAGGGGAACGTCCAGGCGACGGTGGTAGGCACGCTTTTTGTGTCCACTGGCGCAAGGATGCACCTCTTGAACGATGTGACCATTGAGACGCCCACCCTAACTCGGTTAGCGCTCGTCGTGGATGGCGCAACGCTGGATTCGTCAGGTGTGCTGGTGAAAACAGGCAAGCCTGAGATACTTGTGCGAAACGCCAACCTGCGTTTGTCGCAGGTGGTGAGCGACAACGTCGCCACCGTAGTGGTGAAGGCAGAGGGGGAGGCTCACTGTGATGTTGATCCCCGCTCGTGTGTGGTGCACCGTGAAGGCGAGATCACATCTGAAGTGCGATGGCGAACCGCGGATAGTGAAGACTTCGAGCGTGTGGTTGCGCCGATGCTTACATCCGGTGCAACAGTGATACTGGAAGAGGGAAATTATTCAATTGAGTCAGTGCCGAAACACGTCCGCGATTTGACCCTTCGGGGAGCGAAGCGCGACGCCACAGTGCTGGCGATTTCCGGCTCGCTGAATGCAGACAATGGCGGCAGGCTCATCGTCGAAGACATGACGTTGTTACAAGCAGATGGTCATAACGCTTGTAATGTTTTTGAAGGCTCTGAGGCGTATCTCCTGCGTACAAGGGTGGTTAGCGCGCAACGCTTCGGCAAGATTCCGGCGTTATTTGTTCGCAGTGGCCGTCTCTACCTAGATCAGACCATTGTTGAGTCTCCTGCGGGGGTGTCAGACCCTACGGTCGCGGTTTTCGGTGGAGAAGTTTCCACAAGTACATCCTTCCTCGGTTGGGCACAGTTTGTTGATGGGACAGTCGTCGACGTCGACGCATCGTCTGCATACGCTGTGCATGCAGAGGCGTCACGGGTGTCTGGCTCGCTCGCCATTCATCCCTCACTTACAAACCAGCGACAGCTGGTGATTCAGCGTGGGAGCCGTTGCGAATTCTCCCAGCTCACGCTTCTTACGAGCTATGCGGAGTTCTTTGTCGATCACGCCTCCCTGACTGTGGGTGAATCTTGGCTGGTGCAGACAGCAAGCGCAGCAGTCTATGTAGATCAGGGAGAAGTACAGTTCCCTGCTGCGTCGTTCTTTGAACAAGTCGATGGGCAATGGCAATGCGTGCGTGAACCTGTGGACGCTGCGCTGTCTCCCGGTGCCGTGGGCGTCGAGAAAGCGGCAGCGCCGGCACCGTCGCAAAGTGCGCCCGGTGATCCAATGTCGCAGATTCACGAACTCATCGGCCTTGACTCGGTAAAGCGCCAAATCAATGCGTTCATGAACCGTGTGAAGTTTAATCAACGGCGGGCTGAGCTTGGGCTGGCACCTGAGCCGCTGGTGATGCATTCGATGTTCCTCGGTAATCCTGGGACGGGGAAGACTACCGTGGCGCGCTTGCTTGGGCAGGCGCTCTATAGCGCCGGCGCAGTACGAACGGACACGTTTGTCGAGGTTGGAAGGGCTGACCTCGTCTCCGAGTACATTGGGAAAACGGCGCAAAAGACCAACGAGGTGCTTGAGCAGGCACGCGGCGGTGTGCTGTTTATCGATGAGGCCTATGACCTGCACTCGGAAAGCGGGCAGGACTTCGGCAAAGAAGCGGTGACTGCGATCCTGACGTTCATGGAGAACCACCGAGACGACATCGTCATCATTTTCGCAGGTTATCCCGACTTGATGCAGGATTTCCTCGCGATGAACCCGGGATTGAAGTCGCGTATCCCCAACCGCTTCGACTTTGAGGACTATTCTGCGGACGAACTTGCGGCAATCGGCGCGGCGAGCCTGTCGAAGAAGGGCTATACCTTTGACGAGACTGCGTTGCAAGCAGCGATTCGTCGACAGTACCGGCGCTCTGGCGATGGTTCGAACGGCAGGTGGGTGCGTAATTTTGAGGATGCACTCATCGGGGCGATCAGTACCCGACTGGCCCTTACTCACGCCGGCGACTTGTCCCAAGTGACAAACGAGGAGATCACGAGCGTGACCGCCGCAGATATCCGCACAGTCACGGGTGGGGCGGCCAGTGCTGAGCGTGTTGAGTCCCTCTTGGATGAGCTGGAAAACCTTATCGGCTTGGAAGAGGTCAAGCAGTGGGCTGCGGATCTGGTGCAGGTCGCGGAGGCGAACCAGCGGCTCGAAGCGCAGGGTCTACAGGCCTCCACGCCGACGTACCACATGGTGTTTTCTGGCAATCCCGGCACGGGCAAGACAACCGTTGCGCGCATCGTTGCGGAAATTTTCCACGCATTGGGGATTCTGGAGTCGCCCACCGTCAAGGAGGTCACGCGAGCAGACCTCGTTGGCTCTGTCATCGGCGCGACTGAAAAACAGACCACCCGGGCACTCGACGAGGCGATGGGTGGAGTGCTGTTTATCGACGAGGCGTATCAACTCACCAGCGCTGGCAGCGCAAACGATTTTGGCCTGCAGGCCGTTGAGACGCTTCTGCCCAGGCTGGAGAATGACCGGGGTAAATTCATCGCAATTCTCGCCGGATACACCAACGAGATGGAAGCATTCATGGACGCGAACCCTGGATTGCGCTCCCGGATTCCAAACGCGATCGAGTTTCCCGACTACACCCCGCAAGAGGTTGCGCGCATTGTCGCAGAAAGCTTGAGAGCAAGGGGCTGGAGCGTCGATGCGGCACTGCTGGAAGCGACCGTCGTAACGGTGTACGAAGCGCTACCGTCTGCTGAGCGCAGCAACGGACGGTGGGCGCGCAACTTTGCAGACCGGTTGGAACATCGTCATAAGCTCTGGATCGCGCAAACCGATCCAAGCGGTGAAGCGCTGCGCACGATTACGGAGGAAACGGTTCGTATAGTCGGGGAAGAACACGCGCTCTCGGTGGACTAA
- a CDS encoding class I adenylate-forming enzyme family protein, whose translation MFQHVPIHQLALGHGRPDAPALTDLTAGTTVTYGQLSELAANVAHVLARTPLPDRSVLAVQLPNSVEFASVILGISQAGATTSLIGPLLRDHEAQHLAELADANVEVGIIRMAQARALIQGKAPEGWPPLSSAARVDDAATDRGDALAFIPFSSGTTGLQKAVGLPGASVSANMAQFAAAIAKSGVGEHTPTMSPLPFSHIYGLTALLLTPLMLGHHIVTMQRFEPALFSRAHRDYDVKLTFIAPPLARVLATAPPEDFAALELIISGADRLDPAVARAVEQRLGASVIQGYGMTETSPVTFVGVRGETPPDSVGFPLPGTRFRLGTHGELSVAGPQLMRGYLGHAPIGEWFDTGDLARVGEHGELYLVGRAKDTIKYKGYQVAPAELEAVLTQHEAIADAAVTEFDLNGTEVPRAFVVRTPGAALDESDVIDFVAAHVAPYKKVRVVDFVDEIPRSAAGKILRTTLRDLPRASTFPGPPQCPDAE comes from the coding sequence ATGTTCCAGCATGTGCCAATTCACCAGCTCGCTTTAGGCCATGGCCGCCCCGACGCGCCCGCTTTGACAGACCTCACCGCCGGTACGACCGTGACGTATGGCCAGTTGAGTGAGCTCGCAGCGAACGTTGCACATGTGTTGGCCCGCACTCCGCTGCCCGATCGATCCGTGCTCGCCGTCCAGTTGCCCAACTCTGTAGAGTTTGCCTCCGTTATTCTGGGGATTTCTCAGGCGGGAGCCACAACAAGTCTTATCGGGCCGCTGCTGCGCGACCACGAAGCGCAACACCTCGCAGAGCTTGCCGACGCGAACGTTGAGGTAGGGATCATCCGGATGGCTCAGGCACGCGCGCTGATTCAGGGCAAGGCACCGGAGGGTTGGCCGCCGCTGTCTTCTGCGGCACGCGTCGACGATGCAGCCACCGATCGCGGCGACGCTCTCGCGTTTATCCCCTTCTCGTCAGGCACGACGGGGCTGCAGAAGGCAGTCGGGTTGCCGGGGGCGTCGGTAAGCGCGAATATGGCGCAATTCGCGGCGGCGATCGCAAAAAGTGGCGTGGGCGAGCACACGCCAACAATGTCGCCCTTGCCGTTTTCCCACATCTACGGCCTGACCGCGCTGCTGCTCACGCCACTGATGCTCGGCCACCACATCGTTACGATGCAGCGCTTCGAACCCGCGCTGTTCTCACGCGCGCACCGGGACTATGACGTAAAGCTGACGTTCATCGCTCCCCCGCTTGCGCGCGTGCTCGCGACAGCACCACCGGAGGATTTCGCTGCGCTCGAGTTGATCATCAGCGGTGCCGACCGCCTGGATCCGGCGGTAGCCCGCGCTGTAGAGCAGCGCCTGGGTGCGAGTGTAATTCAGGGCTACGGGATGACGGAGACGTCGCCCGTGACGTTCGTTGGAGTGCGCGGTGAAACACCGCCCGACTCTGTCGGTTTCCCGCTGCCGGGCACGCGCTTTCGCCTTGGGACGCATGGCGAGCTTTCGGTTGCCGGCCCGCAGCTGATGCGCGGCTACCTTGGGCACGCCCCCATTGGCGAGTGGTTTGATACCGGCGACCTCGCACGGGTTGGCGAGCACGGCGAGCTCTACCTCGTCGGGCGCGCGAAAGACACCATCAAGTACAAGGGCTACCAGGTCGCCCCCGCGGAGCTCGAGGCGGTACTCACCCAGCATGAGGCGATTGCCGACGCCGCCGTGACCGAGTTCGACCTCAATGGCACGGAGGTCCCGCGCGCGTTCGTGGTCCGAACCCCGGGTGCCGCGCTGGACGAATCCGACGTCATCGACTTCGTTGCAGCCCACGTTGCGCCGTACAAGAAAGTGCGCGTAGTCGATTTCGTCGACGAGATCCCCCGCAGCGCCGCCGGAAAGATCCTGCGCACCACGCTGCGTGACTTGCCGCGTGCGTCTACCTTTCCGGGTCCTCCGCAGTGCCCAGATGCTGAGTGA